In Longimicrobiaceae bacterium, one genomic interval encodes:
- a CDS encoding DUF6252 family protein has protein sequence MPVSHRFRGYALLLVAALVAACAGDSPTGSEQDPFVTARVNGAAWRANYQVDLAVADLMQQGRLLEVVGLQVNQDGSTQQVSVVIPDYAGPGTYPLRDPDPQAGAFGFYVTRASRTAEPVAYFTDAQHTGTITVAKMDQERRQVSGTFSFRARQENGTAVVEVAGGEFRGRYVPQ, from the coding sequence ATGCCTGTGTCCCACCGCTTCCGCGGATACGCCCTGCTCCTCGTCGCCGCTCTGGTCGCCGCCTGCGCGGGCGACTCCCCCACCGGGTCGGAGCAGGACCCGTTCGTCACCGCCCGCGTGAACGGCGCCGCCTGGCGCGCCAACTACCAGGTGGACCTCGCCGTCGCGGACCTGATGCAGCAGGGACGCCTCCTCGAGGTGGTGGGGCTCCAGGTGAACCAGGACGGCTCCACGCAGCAGGTCAGCGTCGTGATCCCCGACTATGCCGGGCCCGGGACGTATCCGCTGAGGGATCCGGACCCGCAGGCGGGCGCATTCGGCTTCTACGTCACGCGGGCCTCCCGGACCGCCGAGCCCGTCGCGTACTTCACCGACGCGCAGCACACGGGGACCATCACCGTCGCGAAGATGGACCAGGAGCGGCGGCAGGTCTCCGGCACCTTCAGCTTCCGGGCCCGGCAGGAGAACGGGACGGCGGTGGTCGAGGTGGCCGGCGGCGAGTTCCGTGGGCGGTACGTCCCCCAGTAG
- a CDS encoding ring-cleaving dioxygenase: protein MELTGIHHLTAITADIRENHRFYTRVMGMRLVKRSVNQDDVSAYHLFYSDAVGTPGNDLTFFDWNIPREVRGTHSLVRTSLRVSGRDTLEWWAGHLREEGVRTGELTERDGRLTLDLEDPEGQRLSLVDDGGRGQEPVPWERSPVPAERQVRGLGPIVMSVPSITETDLVLTRAMGMRQVRDYAAPEHGLSVVHVYEMGAGGPDAELHVAVQPQLPVARQGAGGVHHVAFRTPNEEEYHAWTERLNSLRIPNSGEVDRYYFRSLYFREPNGVLFEIATDGPGFAVDEDPATLGEKVVLPPFLEPHRDRILANLKPIE from the coding sequence ATGGAGCTGACCGGGATCCACCACCTGACGGCCATCACGGCCGACATCCGCGAGAACCACCGCTTCTACACCCGGGTCATGGGGATGCGGCTGGTGAAGCGGAGCGTGAACCAGGACGACGTCAGCGCGTACCACCTCTTCTACTCCGACGCGGTCGGCACCCCCGGGAACGACCTCACCTTCTTCGACTGGAACATCCCGCGCGAGGTGCGCGGCACGCACAGCCTCGTCCGCACGAGCCTGCGGGTGAGCGGGCGCGACACGCTGGAGTGGTGGGCGGGCCACCTTCGCGAGGAGGGCGTCCGCACCGGCGAGCTGACCGAGCGCGACGGCCGGCTCACCCTCGACCTCGAGGATCCAGAGGGGCAGCGCCTCTCCCTCGTGGACGACGGCGGCCGGGGTCAGGAGCCCGTGCCCTGGGAGCGGAGCCCGGTGCCGGCCGAGCGCCAGGTACGGGGGCTCGGCCCCATCGTGATGAGCGTCCCCAGCATCACCGAGACGGACCTCGTCCTCACCCGGGCGATGGGGATGCGGCAGGTGCGCGACTACGCGGCGCCCGAGCACGGGCTCTCCGTGGTGCACGTCTACGAGATGGGCGCGGGCGGGCCGGACGCCGAGCTCCACGTGGCCGTCCAGCCGCAGCTCCCGGTCGCGCGGCAGGGGGCGGGAGGGGTGCACCACGTGGCCTTCCGCACCCCGAACGAGGAGGAGTACCACGCCTGGACGGAGCGTCTGAACTCGCTCCGCATCCCCAACAGCGGCGAGGTGGACCGCTACTACTTCCGCAGCCTGTACTTCCGCGAGCCCAACGGCGTCCTCTTCGAGATCGCCACCGACGGCCCCGGGTTCGCCGTGGACGAGGACCCGGCCACGCTGGGGGAGAAGGTGGTGCTCCCGCCCTTCCTGGAGCCGCACCGGGACAGGATCCTCGCAAACCTGAAGCCGATCGAGTGA
- the chrA gene encoding chromate efflux transporter, whose product MIAPDPPPTPPTFGEAFRTWVRVGLLSFGGPAGQIAVMHRILVEEKRWISEHRFLHALNYCMLLPGPEAQQLATYVGWLLHRTAGGLTAGILFVLPGFVSILAISLLYAGYQDTQLVQALFFGLKPAVVAVVAEAVHRIGGRALKNRAMAALAAAAFVAIFFFEVPFPLIVAGAALVGYLGSRIRPDLFLVIRGHEADAALEEEGAAGRTEPAAPSWRAGLRTALLYLFLWWAPVGALLLLTGASSVWVQEGVFFSTAAVVTFGGAYAVLAYVAQQAVETYGWLRPGEMLDGLGMAETTPGPLIQVVQFVGFMGAYRNPGGLDPMLAGVLGSALTTWVTFVPCFLFIFVGAPWIEHLRGRKGLTAALSGITAAVVGVILNLALWFALHVLFARVGEARHGPLRLLVPEWDTLDPAALLIAAGAFAALFLLRWGMIRTLLAAAAAGLLYSWLG is encoded by the coding sequence GTGATCGCTCCGGACCCGCCCCCCACGCCGCCCACCTTCGGCGAGGCGTTCCGCACCTGGGTGCGCGTCGGCCTGCTGAGCTTCGGGGGGCCCGCCGGCCAGATCGCGGTGATGCACCGGATCCTCGTGGAGGAGAAGAGATGGATCAGCGAGCACCGCTTCCTCCACGCCCTCAACTACTGCATGCTGCTCCCCGGGCCGGAGGCGCAGCAGCTCGCCACCTACGTGGGGTGGCTCCTGCACCGCACCGCGGGCGGGCTGACGGCGGGGATCCTGTTCGTGCTCCCGGGGTTCGTCTCCATCCTGGCGATCAGCCTCCTCTACGCCGGCTACCAGGACACGCAGCTGGTGCAGGCGCTCTTCTTCGGGCTGAAGCCGGCGGTGGTCGCCGTCGTCGCCGAGGCGGTGCACCGGATCGGGGGGCGCGCGCTGAAGAACCGGGCGATGGCGGCGCTCGCCGCGGCCGCGTTCGTGGCGATCTTCTTCTTCGAGGTGCCGTTCCCGCTCATCGTGGCAGGTGCGGCGCTGGTCGGCTACCTGGGGAGCCGGATCCGCCCCGACCTGTTCCTGGTGATCCGCGGCCACGAGGCGGACGCCGCGCTGGAGGAGGAGGGGGCCGCCGGGCGGACGGAGCCGGCGGCGCCGTCCTGGCGCGCGGGGCTCCGGACAGCGCTCCTCTACCTGTTCCTCTGGTGGGCGCCGGTGGGCGCGCTCCTGCTGCTCACCGGCGCCTCCAGCGTGTGGGTGCAGGAGGGCGTGTTCTTCAGCACCGCGGCCGTGGTCACCTTCGGCGGGGCCTACGCGGTGCTGGCCTACGTCGCGCAGCAGGCGGTGGAGACGTACGGCTGGCTCCGCCCGGGCGAGATGCTGGACGGCCTGGGGATGGCGGAGACGACGCCGGGGCCGCTCATCCAGGTGGTGCAGTTCGTGGGCTTCATGGGGGCGTACCGGAACCCGGGCGGGCTGGACCCGATGCTGGCGGGGGTGCTGGGCTCGGCGCTCACCACCTGGGTCACCTTCGTCCCGTGCTTCCTCTTCATCTTCGTGGGCGCCCCGTGGATCGAGCACCTGCGCGGGCGGAAGGGGCTCACGGCGGCGCTCTCCGGGATCACCGCGGCGGTGGTGGGCGTGATCCTGAACCTGGCCCTCTGGTTCGCGCTGCACGTGCTCTTCGCCCGGGTGGGGGAGGCACGGCACGGCCCGCTCCGGCTCCTGGTGCCCGAGTGGGACACGCTGGACCCGGCCGCGCTCCTGATCGCGGCCGGCGCCTTCGCCGCGCTCTTCCTGCTGAGGTGGGGGATGATCCGCACCCTGCTCGCCGCGGCAGCCGCGGGGCTCCTCTACTCCTGGCTCGGGTGA